The following are encoded in a window of Halorarum salinum genomic DNA:
- a CDS encoding MATE family efflux transporter: MVSVPNPVRGVVLAVGLLLARLGLLTEQRARRITDLAWPRIVTGLARMSKSAVDVAMVGVALGPAAIAGVGFASPYWGLAFSLGGGMAAGTIALVSQRYGADAHEELGQAVRSSALVVLVISLPVALAFLAIPERLVGIVSDDALAVAYGADYLRIVAFGVPFAGLNLVASRVYIGADDAWTPMLLRAGGAVANIVVNAVLIFGLDMGVEGAAVGTVLSNAVVAAAFAGGLVAGRLPVVGDLPVRIDPRGRYVHRGTIRQIVEIGTPVVGRNLVWTVAEFPMLAIVDVFGRDTVAGFVVARRIWGLMNAPGWGFGLASSSLVGQHLGTDDEATAEAYGREIIRFAVATYVLSAVVVGVLARPIVVGFVGDPTAGSVEPAIALVRAACVAVVLQGVSGGAAGPLDASGDTRWPFLSQAVGMFGVSIPLAYLGATSSLGFLGLQLAFLAETGVPAALNYHRFRTGKWKVVSRGYRPDAAVGSD; the protein is encoded by the coding sequence GTGGTATCCGTTCCGAACCCCGTCCGCGGGGTCGTCCTCGCCGTCGGTCTGCTGCTCGCCCGCCTCGGCCTCCTCACCGAACAGCGGGCGCGCCGTATCACGGACCTCGCGTGGCCCCGCATCGTGACCGGCCTCGCGCGGATGTCCAAGAGCGCGGTCGACGTCGCGATGGTCGGCGTCGCGCTCGGTCCGGCCGCCATCGCGGGCGTCGGCTTCGCCTCCCCCTACTGGGGGCTCGCGTTCTCGCTCGGCGGCGGGATGGCGGCCGGCACCATCGCGCTCGTCTCCCAGCGGTACGGCGCGGACGCCCACGAGGAACTCGGACAGGCCGTCCGATCGAGCGCGCTCGTCGTCCTGGTGATCTCGCTGCCCGTCGCGCTCGCGTTCCTCGCGATCCCGGAGCGACTCGTCGGGATCGTCAGCGACGACGCCCTCGCGGTCGCGTACGGCGCCGACTACCTGCGGATCGTCGCGTTCGGCGTCCCGTTCGCCGGGCTGAACCTCGTCGCCAGCCGGGTGTACATCGGCGCCGACGACGCCTGGACGCCGATGCTGCTGCGGGCGGGCGGGGCGGTCGCGAACATCGTCGTCAACGCCGTGCTGATCTTCGGGCTCGACATGGGCGTCGAGGGCGCCGCCGTCGGGACGGTGCTCTCGAACGCGGTCGTCGCCGCCGCCTTCGCCGGCGGGTTGGTCGCCGGACGGCTCCCCGTCGTCGGCGACCTCCCCGTGCGGATCGACCCGCGCGGGCGGTACGTCCACCGCGGGACGATCCGCCAGATCGTCGAGATCGGCACCCCGGTCGTCGGGCGGAACCTCGTGTGGACGGTCGCGGAGTTCCCGATGCTCGCCATCGTGGACGTGTTCGGCCGGGACACCGTCGCCGGTTTCGTCGTCGCCCGGCGGATCTGGGGGCTGATGAACGCGCCCGGCTGGGGGTTCGGGCTGGCCTCCTCCAGCCTCGTCGGCCAGCACCTCGGCACGGACGACGAGGCGACCGCGGAGGCGTACGGCCGCGAGATCATCCGCTTCGCGGTGGCGACGTACGTCCTCTCCGCGGTCGTGGTCGGCGTCCTCGCCCGCCCCATCGTCGTCGGCTTCGTCGGCGACCCGACCGCGGGGTCGGTCGAGCCAGCGATCGCGTTGGTGCGAGCCGCCTGCGTCGCGGTCGTGCTGCAGGGCGTCTCCGGCGGGGCCGCGGGGCCGCTCGACGCCAGCGGCGACACCCGGTGGCCGTTCCTCAGTCAGGCGGTCGGGATGTTCGGCGTCTCCATCCCGCTGGCGTACCTCGGCGCGACCAGCTCGCTCGGCTTCCTCGGCCTCCAGCTCGCGTTCCTCGCGGAGACGGGCGTGCCGGCCGCGCTGAACTACCACCGGTTCCGGACCGGGAAGTGGAAGGTCGTCAGCCGGGGGTACCGCCCGGACGCGGCGGTCGGGAGCGACTGA
- a CDS encoding glycosyltransferase family 4 protein, giving the protein MHLLTATHDLYPDPGSGGTGRYVYETARRLVDRGHRVSVLTRRRGDVPERERIDGVDVRRYDVDVAGESAPSIAAQLPRARRTVAGFLEELGATGRGDADVDLLSFQGPLTSLLAHRAAAPDLPRVYTFHSPWSTEYRIRARHEANHGTARRRINALLRRRVESRVLAASDGVVTLSEYMADRLAAVHGDGIDPSVVPGGVDVDRYAPDAGSFRPVSDDEGVSFLTVRRLSPRMGHATLLEAFASVAERHPDARLYVAGDGPLRDELRRRAGRLGVADRTTFLGYVPDADLPAAHASADVFVLPTRRLEGFGLATLEALASGTPVVATPVGGTPEVLRSYVEGDDRPAATLADGADAGSLARAMNAWADLPPERRRNAGRACREHTVDRFRWERTVDELEAVYAAHVEGEAPARPAPPRR; this is encoded by the coding sequence ATGCACCTCCTCACCGCGACCCACGACCTCTACCCGGACCCCGGCAGCGGCGGGACCGGCCGGTACGTGTACGAGACCGCCCGCCGCCTCGTCGACCGGGGCCACCGCGTCTCCGTCCTCACCCGGCGGCGGGGTGACGTCCCCGAACGGGAGCGGATAGACGGCGTCGACGTCCGCCGATACGACGTCGACGTCGCCGGCGAGTCGGCGCCGTCGATAGCCGCACAGCTTCCGCGCGCCCGCCGGACCGTCGCCGGGTTTCTCGAGGAACTCGGCGCGACCGGTCGCGGGGACGCCGACGTGGACCTCCTGAGCTTCCAGGGGCCGCTCACGTCGCTCCTCGCACACCGCGCCGCCGCGCCCGACCTTCCCCGCGTCTACACCTTCCACAGCCCATGGTCCACCGAGTACCGCATCCGGGCGCGCCACGAGGCGAACCACGGGACGGCACGGCGCCGCATCAACGCCCTGCTCCGCCGCCGCGTCGAGTCGCGGGTGCTCGCCGCGAGCGACGGGGTGGTGACGCTCAGCGAGTACATGGCCGACCGACTCGCGGCCGTCCACGGCGACGGCATCGACCCGTCGGTCGTCCCCGGCGGCGTCGACGTCGACCGGTACGCCCCCGACGCGGGCTCGTTCCGGCCCGTCTCCGACGACGAGGGCGTCTCGTTTCTCACGGTCCGGCGGCTCTCGCCGCGGATGGGACACGCGACGCTGCTGGAGGCGTTCGCGTCCGTCGCGGAACGGCACCCCGACGCGAGGCTGTACGTCGCGGGCGACGGCCCGTTGCGGGACGAACTTCGGAGGAGAGCCGGACGGCTCGGCGTCGCCGACCGGACGACGTTCCTCGGCTACGTCCCCGACGCGGACCTGCCGGCCGCCCACGCCAGCGCGGACGTGTTCGTCCTGCCGACCCGACGGCTGGAGGGGTTCGGGCTGGCGACCCTGGAAGCGCTGGCGTCCGGGACGCCCGTCGTCGCGACGCCGGTCGGCGGGACCCCCGAGGTGCTGCGGTCCTACGTCGAGGGGGACGACCGTCCCGCGGCCACGCTGGCCGACGGCGCCGACGCCGGGTCCCTGGCGCGGGCGATGAACGCGTGGGCCGACCTCCCGCCGGAACGGCGGCGGAACGCGGGGCGAGCGTGCCGCGAGCACACGGTGGACCGGTTTCGGTGGGAGCGGACGGTCGACGAACTGGAGGCGGTGTACGCCGCTCACGTCGAGGGTGAGGCGCCGGCACGCCCGGCGCCCCCTCGCCGGTGA
- a CDS encoding nucleotide-binding protein — translation MVEAFAVASGKGGTGKTTSTLALGMALAAEYDVTVVDADTGMANLLFHAGLDDAPLTLHDLLIEGREADVADATYERHGMRVVPCGTSLAAFEAAEPGRLREVVADLASDADVLLLDSPATLASKSAVLPIVLADRVVVVLQPTIPSLSDGLKVQEYARSYGTGTAGVLFNKVRGDLGRVTDQAERYFGGPTLGAVPDSDAAREARSAGVPLLAHAPDSAAAAAYRDAAAGLDPKPGEAGGVADRFRSAVVPDRP, via the coding sequence ATGGTCGAGGCGTTCGCCGTGGCGAGCGGCAAGGGGGGGACGGGGAAGACGACGAGCACGCTCGCGCTCGGGATGGCCCTCGCCGCGGAGTACGACGTCACCGTGGTGGACGCCGACACGGGGATGGCGAACCTCCTGTTCCACGCCGGACTCGACGACGCGCCGCTCACGCTCCACGACCTGCTGATCGAGGGGAGGGAGGCGGACGTCGCCGACGCCACCTACGAGCGACACGGCATGCGAGTGGTGCCGTGCGGGACGAGCCTCGCCGCGTTCGAGGCCGCCGAACCCGGACGGCTGCGGGAGGTGGTCGCGGACCTGGCGAGCGACGCCGACGTGCTGCTGCTCGACTCCCCAGCGACGCTGGCGTCGAAGTCGGCGGTGCTCCCGATCGTGCTCGCCGACCGGGTCGTGGTCGTGTTACAGCCGACCATCCCGTCGCTGTCGGACGGGCTGAAGGTCCAGGAGTACGCCCGCTCGTACGGCACCGGGACGGCCGGCGTGCTGTTCAACAAGGTCCGCGGCGACCTCGGTCGGGTGACCGACCAGGCGGAGCGGTACTTCGGCGGGCCGACGCTGGGGGCGGTCCCCGACAGCGACGCCGCCCGGGAGGCGCGGAGCGCGGGCGTCCCCCTGCTCGCGCACGCGCCCGATTCGGCGGCCGCGGCCGCCTACCGCGACGCCGCCGCCGGGCTCGACCCGAAACCAGGGGAGGCCGGGGGCGTGGCGGACCGGTTCCGGAGCGCGGTGGTCCCGGACAGGCCATGA
- a CDS encoding ornithine cyclodeaminase family protein, producing MVLFLTDEEVRGVLDLPSLAPVVEEALVKQANGEVERPERPHYPVGAGLDSPEPLGTGLAMPAYVHGGEYFATKLVGVHEGNEARGLPTIHAQIVLADARTGRPVSYMDGGHVTNARTGCIGGLAVRALAIEPVKLGVIGAGAQARWQTRAVAALADVERVSVYSPSESKRECAATLRDEGLDASAVDSAADAVRDATVVVTATTSTDPVFPADALAPGALVVAVGAYEPGMQELEPATFDRAARVFADVPAEAATVGDVAATTLTESDLLPLAALFEGTALEGTAVDGGAGRRSDDEIVVVESVGSAVLDVAAASTAFEAAREAGVGTDLPS from the coding sequence ATGGTACTGTTCCTCACCGACGAGGAGGTCCGGGGCGTGCTCGACCTCCCGTCGCTCGCCCCCGTCGTCGAGGAGGCGCTCGTGAAACAGGCGAACGGCGAGGTCGAGCGTCCGGAGCGGCCCCACTACCCGGTCGGGGCAGGGCTCGACTCCCCCGAACCGCTCGGGACCGGGCTGGCGATGCCCGCGTACGTCCACGGCGGGGAGTACTTCGCGACGAAACTCGTCGGCGTCCACGAGGGGAACGAGGCGAGGGGGTTGCCGACGATACACGCCCAGATCGTCCTCGCGGACGCGCGGACGGGCCGGCCGGTCTCGTACATGGACGGGGGACACGTCACGAACGCCCGAACGGGCTGTATCGGCGGGCTGGCCGTCCGGGCACTCGCGATCGAACCCGTAAAGCTCGGCGTGATCGGCGCGGGGGCACAGGCGCGCTGGCAGACCCGCGCCGTCGCCGCGCTGGCCGACGTCGAGCGCGTGTCCGTCTACTCGCCGAGCGAGTCGAAACGCGAGTGCGCGGCGACGCTCCGCGACGAGGGGCTCGACGCGTCGGCCGTCGACTCGGCGGCCGACGCCGTCCGCGACGCGACCGTGGTCGTCACGGCGACGACCAGCACCGACCCCGTCTTCCCGGCCGACGCGCTCGCGCCGGGGGCCCTCGTCGTCGCCGTCGGGGCGTACGAACCCGGGATGCAGGAACTCGAACCGGCCACCTTCGACCGCGCGGCGCGCGTCTTCGCGGACGTGCCCGCGGAGGCGGCGACCGTCGGCGACGTCGCCGCGACGACCCTGACCGAATCCGACCTGCTCCCGCTCGCCGCGCTGTTCGAGGGGACGGCGCTCGAGGGAACGGCGGTCGACGGAGGCGCCGGTCGGAGGTCGGACGACGAGATCGTCGTCGTCGAGAGCGTCGGCTCGGCCGTGCTCGACGTCGCCGCCGCGTCGACGGCCTTCGAGGCGGCCCGCGAGGCGGGCGTCGGCACGGACCTGCCGTCCTGA
- a CDS encoding glycosyltransferase family 4 protein, translated as MSDIGVVHMDLMAKGGGEAVAMNVLEALQDDHDVTLITLTDPDFSTLNDYFNTDVESIAVRRAGRLAPTINATCGLKYYILQNALLGRYARRHADEFDLLVSTINELGLGTDSVQYIHFPFDWTVSLENRKAIFHPTVEDDCLYERLCTHVAGVTREDVASNTLFANSEWTADAVEEAYGTHPEVLHPPVDTSDFEPVPWEERERGFTTIGRIERSKRIAELIRIVDGVRDGGHDVDFHVVGPTVDEEYYREVAEMAASRGYVTLEGELPRGDLIDLVCTHRYGLHGKRYEHFGMVVAELAAGGALPFVPNDGGQHAIVRDDERLLYDSVEDAVGKIDRVLSDPDLQRELRTSAAEIDRRFGRDRFRDAIRATVAEAVVTQVEEERVPVSNRRSDPTGGS; from the coding sequence ATGAGCGATATCGGCGTCGTCCACATGGATCTGATGGCGAAGGGCGGCGGCGAGGCGGTCGCCATGAACGTGCTCGAGGCGCTCCAGGACGACCACGACGTCACCCTCATCACGCTCACCGACCCCGACTTCTCGACGCTGAACGACTACTTCAACACGGACGTGGAGTCGATCGCGGTCCGTCGGGCGGGACGGCTCGCGCCGACGATCAACGCGACCTGCGGGCTGAAGTACTACATCCTCCAGAACGCCCTCCTCGGACGATACGCGCGCCGACACGCCGACGAGTTCGACCTGCTCGTGAGCACGATCAACGAGCTCGGGCTGGGAACGGACTCGGTTCAGTACATCCACTTCCCGTTCGACTGGACGGTGAGCCTCGAGAACCGCAAGGCGATCTTCCACCCGACCGTCGAGGACGACTGTCTCTACGAGCGACTCTGCACCCACGTCGCCGGCGTCACCCGAGAGGACGTCGCGTCGAACACGCTGTTCGCCAACTCGGAGTGGACCGCCGACGCGGTCGAGGAGGCGTACGGCACCCACCCGGAGGTGCTCCACCCGCCCGTCGACACGTCCGACTTCGAGCCCGTGCCGTGGGAGGAGCGGGAGCGGGGATTCACGACGATCGGCCGCATCGAGCGGAGCAAACGCATCGCCGAACTGATCCGGATCGTGGACGGGGTTCGCGACGGGGGCCACGACGTGGACTTCCACGTCGTCGGCCCGACCGTCGACGAGGAGTACTACCGCGAGGTGGCCGAGATGGCCGCGAGTCGGGGGTACGTGACCCTCGAGGGCGAACTCCCGCGCGGTGACCTGATCGACCTCGTCTGCACCCACCGGTACGGCCTCCACGGGAAGCGCTACGAGCACTTCGGGATGGTCGTCGCGGAACTCGCGGCGGGCGGCGCGCTCCCGTTCGTCCCGAACGACGGCGGCCAGCACGCCATCGTCCGCGACGACGAACGGCTGCTCTACGACTCCGTCGAGGACGCCGTCGGGAAGATCGACCGGGTGCTCTCGGATCCGGACCTCCAGCGGGAGCTTCGAACCAGCGCGGCGGAGATCGACCGGCGGTTCGGCCGCGACCGGTTCAGGGACGCGATCCGGGCGACGGTTGCGGAGGCCGTCGTGACGCAGGTCGAGGAGGAGCGGGTCCCCGTCTCGAACCGGAGAAGCGACCCCACCGGCGGGAGCTAG
- a CDS encoding NAD(P)/FAD-dependent oxidoreductase yields the protein MDVVVVGGGIVGLSSAYYLGRAGAEVTLCERDALGTRSTARSAGGIRSQFSTEVNVRLSLASREVWDAFEADFGVDVAHRRHGYLLLAREEATASRFREHVAMQNDLGVGSEYLSPAEAAERCPELHDDRFVGATYHADDGYADPNLAVQGYAAAARESGVDVRTRTEVTDVLTDGADGRAAPERGTDEPTVTGVETADGRIEADRVVNAAGAWAARLAAMVGVDLPIRPRRRQIAVVEPGVTLPGDVPLTIDLDACSYFRPEREGAALVGGHFAAADPDVDPDRYSKSLDLDWAATAVERAADCADYFGADSRIKSGWAGLYAVTPDHHPVIEETLPGLVTAAGFSGHGFQHAPATGKLVAELCVDGGASLVDVDPLSSRRFEEGGRLVERNVA from the coding sequence ATGGACGTCGTCGTGGTCGGGGGCGGGATCGTCGGGCTGTCGTCGGCGTACTACCTCGGACGCGCGGGCGCGGAGGTGACCCTCTGTGAGCGGGACGCGCTCGGGACCCGCAGCACCGCGCGCTCGGCCGGCGGCATCAGGTCGCAGTTCTCGACCGAGGTCAACGTCCGCCTGTCGCTCGCGAGCCGCGAGGTGTGGGACGCGTTCGAGGCCGACTTCGGCGTCGACGTCGCCCACCGGAGGCACGGCTACCTCCTGCTCGCCCGCGAGGAGGCGACCGCGTCGCGGTTCCGGGAGCACGTCGCGATGCAGAACGACCTCGGCGTCGGAAGCGAGTACCTCTCGCCGGCCGAGGCGGCGGAGCGCTGTCCGGAACTCCACGACGACCGGTTCGTCGGTGCGACCTACCACGCCGACGACGGCTACGCCGACCCGAACCTCGCGGTACAGGGGTACGCGGCGGCGGCGCGCGAGTCGGGGGTGGACGTCCGGACGAGGACCGAGGTGACCGACGTGCTCACGGACGGGGCCGACGGGCGGGCGGCCCCGGAGCGGGGAACCGACGAACCGACGGTGACGGGCGTCGAGACGGCGGACGGCCGGATCGAGGCCGACCGCGTGGTCAACGCCGCCGGCGCGTGGGCGGCCCGCCTCGCGGCGATGGTCGGCGTCGACCTGCCGATCCGTCCGCGTCGCCGGCAGATCGCCGTCGTCGAACCGGGCGTGACGCTTCCCGGGGACGTCCCGCTGACGATCGACCTCGACGCCTGCTCGTACTTCCGCCCCGAGCGGGAGGGCGCCGCGCTCGTCGGCGGCCACTTCGCCGCCGCGGACCCCGACGTCGACCCGGACCGCTACTCGAAGTCGCTGGACCTCGACTGGGCGGCGACGGCCGTCGAACGAGCGGCGGACTGTGCGGACTACTTCGGCGCCGACTCGCGCATCAAGAGCGGGTGGGCCGGCCTGTACGCGGTGACGCCGGACCACCACCCCGTCATCGAGGAGACGCTCCCGGGGCTGGTCACCGCGGCGGGCTTCTCCGGTCACGGCTTCCAGCACGCGCCGGCGACGGGGAAACTCGTCGCGGAACTGTGCGTCGACGGCGGGGCGTCGCTCGTCGACGTCGACCCGCTGTCGAGTCGACGGTTCGAGGAGGGCGGGCGACTGGTCGAACGGAACGTCGCCTGA
- a CDS encoding mycofactocin-coupled SDR family oxidoreductase: MAAYDFDGTVAFVTGAARGQGRSHALSYAEHGADVVVTDVCETDDASTYELSGREAMEETVDLVEQRGANAIGVEMDVSDAAEVEAAVERAVDEFGRIDVLANNAGVAPVSALMDLDEATWDLALDVNLKGMWLCAKHVGRRMIEQGDGGRIVNTSSTAGLAASPGLGHYTAAKHGVIGLTKTLAVELAPHDVTVNAVCPTAVDTPMTGGIVESIGPEIAEIAEQSGPDNLFTDILQPEDVSAAFMWLSSDDARFVTGVALPVAAGATAL; the protein is encoded by the coding sequence ATGGCCGCCTACGACTTCGACGGGACGGTGGCGTTCGTGACGGGCGCGGCGCGCGGGCAGGGGAGGTCACACGCGCTCTCGTACGCCGAGCACGGCGCCGACGTGGTCGTCACGGACGTCTGCGAGACGGACGACGCGTCGACCTACGAGCTCTCCGGCCGCGAGGCGATGGAGGAGACGGTCGACCTCGTCGAGCAGCGGGGGGCGAACGCGATCGGGGTCGAGATGGACGTCTCGGACGCGGCCGAGGTCGAGGCGGCGGTCGAACGGGCCGTCGACGAGTTCGGCCGCATCGACGTCCTGGCGAACAACGCCGGCGTCGCGCCGGTGTCGGCGCTGATGGACCTCGACGAGGCGACCTGGGACCTCGCGCTCGACGTGAACCTGAAGGGGATGTGGCTGTGCGCGAAGCACGTCGGCCGGCGGATGATCGAGCAGGGCGACGGCGGCCGCATCGTCAACACCTCCTCGACCGCGGGGCTCGCCGCCTCGCCCGGGCTCGGCCACTACACCGCAGCCAAACACGGCGTCATCGGGCTGACCAAGACGCTCGCGGTGGAGCTCGCACCCCACGACGTCACCGTCAACGCCGTCTGTCCGACCGCCGTGGACACGCCGATGACCGGCGGCATCGTGGAGTCCATCGGCCCCGAGATCGCCGAGATCGCCGAGCAGTCCGGACCGGACAACCTCTTCACCGACATCCTCCAGCCGGAGGACGTGAGCGCCGCGTTCATGTGGCTCTCCAGCGACGACGCGCGGTTCGTCACGGGCGTCGCGCTTCCGGTGGCGGCGGGCGCGACCGCGCTGTAA